A segment of the Terriglobales bacterium genome:
TCCGCTCATCGAACTGCTCGGGGCTCAGGTACTGGCCGAAGCTTGCGCCCGCTGTGCGCGAAATATTTTCTTCCATCAGGGTGCCACCGTGATCGTTCGCTCCGGCCTGGAAGCACTGCTGCGACATCTCGCGTGGCATCTTCACCCACGATACTTGGATGTTATTGATGGCCCCGGCCAGCAAAACGCGCGCCAGTGCATGAATGCGGATATGTTCTTCCGGCGTTGGACCGGGCCGCGAATGGCCTTCCAGAAAGAGGCGGGTATTGTTGTGAATGAAGCCGAGGGGCACGAATTCGGTAAAGCCTCCGGTGTCGGATTGAATGCTGCGGAACATCAGCAATTGATCGACCCAGTGCTCGGGCTTTTCAACATGGCCATACATCATTGTGCTGGTGGTGCGGATGCCGCACTCGTGCGCGGTGCGGATGATCTCTTCCCACGATTCGGCATTCAGTTTGTACTTCGAAATGAGTGAGCGGACGTCGTCGTGAAGTATTTCGGCTGCGGTGCCGGGCATCGTGTCTAGTCCGTTATCGCGGAGCATGGAGAGGTAATCCCGTAAGTCCATGCCGGTGAGTTGCACGCCGTAAGTGATCTCCATGGGCGAAAACGCGTGGATGTGCATCTTCGGCAGCGCACTCTTGATTGCCCGGAGGACGTCGCGATAGTAGAACGGCGGCAGATTGCGCGGTAGCCCACCCTGGATGCAGACCTCGGTTGCTCCGAGTTCCCATGCCTCCATTGCCTTTTCGGCGACCTGCTCGGGCGTGAAGGAGTTGGCTTCCGGATGATTTGGGCCGTGGTGGAAGGCGCAGAACTTGCAGCCGACAAAGCACACATTCGTGAAGTTGATGTTGCGGTTCACGACGTAGGTGATCTTGTCTCCTACGAGGCGCTCGCGAAGGATGTCGGCCACGGCGGCAAGGGCGAGCAGTTCGTCACCGGTGGTCTGGGCCAGCGCCAGGCAGTCTTCGCGGCTGAGAGTTGAGCCGTTTGAGCACTCCAGTAGTCGCTCGAGAGGCTGGCGGACCTGCGGCGAAATATGGGGAGAGAGCTGGTTCCAAACTGCGGTCGAATTCCAGGGATGGGGAAGAATCTGCATTAGGGCCTCAACGAAACATGTCACGCTCAGCGGGGCGAATCAGGTCGCGTGCACGGCCGCGTCCCGGACGAAACGCGTAACCTCGAATGATACACGCTGGAATGCGGGTGAGCTTTCCGCAAGCCAGTCCGGCCATTCCGGCCAACTCGTCGGCCACAGCTTCCAAGGTAACCTTCAGCTTGTAACCGTAAGGGTCGCGAGCGCCACGGGAATCGCGGAACGCTCGCATGCCGGCAAGTCCGATGGCTACTTCGGCAAGACCTTCGCGCCAGGCGCGGCCGAAACTATCGGAGATGATGACGGGCACAGGAAACCCGAGATGGCGTTTCAAAGCGCGGTAAAGCTTCTGGGCCGACTGGTCGGGATCACGAGGAAGCAGGACCACACTATGACCGCCGTCCACGTTCGAGGCGTCCACGCCGCTGTTCGCGCAAACAAAGCCGTGTGGTGTTTCTGTGATCGTGACGCCATGACCGCGCTTCACGATTCGGCGGGAGTCGTCGGTGGCGAGTTGGGTGATGCGTGGGTCTAGATTGAATTTCGTCGCCCATTGGACGGCTTCGCGCGATGGCTTCACAGACGCGAGCGGTATTATCTGGCCTTCCGCTTTCGAAATGATTTTGTGCGTGATGACGAGAATGTCGCCCGAAAGCAGTTTGCGTCGCCTCGCCTGAAGCGCACTCAGGATAAGTTCTGGAATGTCGGCTCCCGGGCGAACTTCGCCGATTCCCTCGACCGGAATGGCACGAAGCTCAGGCATAAGCCTCGCCTTTCACGTTCCACTCCAGAAGAAGTCGTTGCGCGCGTGAGCGGACAGGCTTTGTCATCAGGAGAGACACGTCTTCAGGGCGGTCGATATCGAGTCCGATGCCCGGGAAGTCGCGGACGATTACCTCATGTCCGGTTGCGCGGGCTGCAGCAAGATGGGGAAGGAAGCTGTCGTTGCCGAACTTGAGCGGGATCAGGTCGGCTGGACGGCGCAGGATTCCGTTCGTGCCGCGCTGGTCGTGAGCCGGGGCGATTACGCAGCCGCGCATCGGCTTAAGTGTGAGGAGATTGCTAACTTCGTCGCTGGTGATGAGAGGGATGTCGGCGGGGAAGACAAGGGTGAAGTCCGAGCCCATATTGAGGCAGAAAGACGTAGCCATAGCAATGGCTTCGGTTTCGCCCGCCTGCAAGTCGTCGATGATGATGGTGAACTTCCGTGCTTTTGCCTGCTGAGAAGCCCAGGGGTCTCCGCTTACAACCGCGACACCGGGATCAGCGGCAAACGGAGCGAGAGCGTCGAAAACGTCTTCCACCATGGAACGCGCGAGAGAAGTTCTTTGTTCCGGCGCCAGGCATGGTGACAGACGCTGCTTAGCGTTCTGCAGGTCTTTCACCGGCACCAGGATCACTGGACCGCCTCATGGTGTCGCGCCAGGGTTACATCAAGAGCAAAGCGTGCCAGCGCCGTCTTGTCCTGGTCCGTCCGCATGACAGTGTTGGTGAACGCGGCCCGGACACCGTGTCCTTCGATGTGATGGCGTTCTTCGCGATCTGCTTCGTCGGCAATCACGAGGTCGACGAAATCGCGGTATGCCTGCGCGATGCCGTCGGGAGAGACCGGCCATTTGCGCATGCTCATGAGTTGGGCCGCCGGCCCGCTGACTGCTTGTCCGGCAACAATCGGACTGATCGCGGCGATGGGAGCCGTACAGTTCCGCAGTACGTCACGAACACCCGGAAGAGCGAGAATTGGGCCGATGCTGGTGACCGGGTTACTGGGTGCAAGGAAGACGGCTTCCGCGCGGGTGATCGCTTCGAGCACTCCGGGAGCGGTCTGGGCTTTGTCGATACCTTCGAACTTTACATCGGTCGCTTCGGCCTGATGGCGGTCACGAACGAAGTACTCCTGGAAATTGAGGTTGCTATTCCGGGTGCTGACGCGTGTTTCCACGTGGTCGTTGGTCATTGGCAGAACGCTGACTTTTACGCTCAAGGCTCGACAAAGTTCCGCGGTAACTTCCGAGAGCGACTTGCCTTGAGACATGAGTTCGCTGCGGCGGATGTGAGTGGCAAGATCCAAATCGCCGAGCTGAAACCAGGAAGGTGCCCCGAGGCTGCGCATGCGGTCCAGGCAGCGGAACGATTCATCAGCCAGGCCCCAGCCGCGCTCGGGACTGAGTTGTCCAGCCAGCGCATACATTACGGAGTCCACATCGGGCGAGACGTGCAGGCCCCACCAGGTGAGATCGTCGCCGGTATTGACGATGACGGTGAGTCGTTCGGCGGGAACAACCTGCGCGAGTCCCCATACAAATTTCGCCCCGCCGGTGCCGCCTGTAAGTACAGTGATCATTCGAAGTTATCCGATAAACCTCTGATTATGACGTGCTGACGGCATTCTGCAAAGTTCCCCGAAGCCCATCCGTCACGCCGAGGTTACGCAAATGCGCGGCTGCTTTGGGCGAACGCTGGATAGCGCCCGCGAGAAACTCGGGATACACAGGCAGACGTTGCTTCAGTTCCAATCCGGCTGCCTCCGTTTTCTCCCGTAAGTCGAGCAGATGAGGCCACGGAGCCTCTGGGTTAATGAAATCCGGCGTAAGAGGCGAGATACCGCCCCAGTCATTGATGCCGGCGTCGAGCAGACGCGGGTAGTCGGCCGAGGATAGGTTCGGCGGCGCCTGAATGTTCATATCCGGCAGCAGAAGCCGAGCTACAGCCAGCGTGCGCAGCATGTCGTCCATAGTTGGTTCAGGCCAGCCCGCCATCGGGATCGCAGGCTTCCTGCGAAAATTCTGGATAATGATTTCCTGAATATGACCGTATCGCTCGTGAAGGTCGCGGATGGCGAGTAGGGAATCCACACGGTCTTCGAGGGTTTCGCCAATACCAATGAGGATGCCGGTCGTAAACGGTATGCCCAGCTTGCCAGCCTCCTCGATCACTGCAAGCCGCTTGGAGGGGACTTTGTCGATGGCGTGTACATGCGCCGACAGCGCGGCATTGGTGCTCTCAAGCATCAAGCCGATGCTTGGGGACACTTCGCGCAGCCGCTTGAGCCATTCCGCGCTCATCAGGCCGGGATTCGCGTGTGGAATCAGCCGCGTCTCCCGAAGCACCAGTTCGCACATTGCTTCGAGGTAATGGAGCGTCGATCGATACCCAAGGTGTTGCAGGGTGTCCTGCATTTCGGGGAAGAGCGCTTCCGGCTTGTCTCCCAGGCTGAACAGAGCCTCGGTGCAACCGAGGGCCTCGCCTCGCCGCGCGACGTCCAGTACTTCATCTGGCGTCATGGTGTGGGCGCCGGGTTCGCCAGGGTCGCGACGAAAGGCGCAGTAACCGCAGTAATCGCGGCAGAGATTCGTGAGCGGCAGGAAGACTTTCCGCGAGTACGTAACAGTGCTGCCCTTGTGCTGCCGGCGGAGATGCTGGGCGGCGCTGAGTAGCGAAGGGAGATCTTGGCCAGAACACTGAAATAAGGAAAGTGCGTTCGACCGCGAGAGGGGCAGAATGGCAGCTAGGTCGGCCAGCAGATCGGAAATACTGGTTGCCACATGCCTCATCTGATACAGCCTACACGAGCCGAAAGGATTGCGTACTTAATGCAGAATTCGAATCTTGTTGTGATTACAGGCGGCCCAGGGTCGGGCAAGACGCGTGTTCTAGAAGCATTGCGGGACCGCGGTTACATATGCAGTGATGAGGTGGCAAGACGGATCATTCAACAGCAGGTGTTACAGGGAGGCGACGCTTTGCCATGGGCAAATCGTGAACGATATACGCAATTGATGCTAGACGGATCAATTCTAGCCTTTCAGAAACATGCGGATTCGAACGAAATAACATTCTTCGACAGGGGCATACCCGACACCCTGTGTTACGCGCGGTTGATTGGATTTCCGAATGACGAGATGGTTCGAAGCGCCTGTAGAAATTATCGCTATCGCCATCAGGTCTTCTTCGCGCCGCCCTGGCAGGAAATCTACACAACGGATGCGGAGCGAAAGCAGGATTTCGAGGTGGCGGTCCGAACGGCAGAATTGATGGTCAAAGTCTACCGAGAATGCGGGTACGAGATCGTTGATCTTCCCATGGCGATTCCCGAGGTGCGGGCAGAATTTATCGTACGGCGGCTTGAGGCTGGCTAACTGACGTCTTTTGACTTGTGCTCCGCCAATGAACATAATCTTGCGCATGGACCTGTACGAAGAGATCGTAAAACTTCGGCGTGAAGGGCATCGTGGCGCGCTGGCGACGATCATCAATGTGCGCGGGTCCATTCCGTCGTTCAACACGGCGAAGATGCTGGTGCGCGATGACGGCTCAATCGTAGGTACGATTGGCGGCGGTTGCGTGGAAGCCGACGTCTGGCAGGCCGCCCGCGAAGTGATGGAACAGGAAAAGCCCCGGACGCTGACGTTCAACCTCAACCAGAATCCCAGCTACGATACCGGCCTGGTTTGCGGAGGAACGCTGGAGGTTTATGTGGAACCCATCCTGCCGATCCCTGTTCTGTACCTGTTCGGTGCAGGTCATGTTGCGCATGCCATATACAAAGTAGCCAGGGTCGCCGGATTTGACGTCGTAGTTTCGGATGACCGCGATGCCTACGCCAATCGGGAGCGGTTTCCTGAAGCGCGGGATGTGATTGCCGAGGACTTCGACCTTGCGACCTCCAAGCTCAACCCGAACGACAGCGAGTACGTGGTGATCGTCACCCGTGGCCATCGCGACGACATGCGCATCCTCCGTTGGGCTGTGCAGACACAGGCCCGCTACGTGGGAATGATCGGTTCCAGGAGGAAGGTGATTTCCATTTACAAGGAACTGGAAAAGGAAGGCCTTCCCGCCCGGGTGTTTGAGCGCGTGTCAGCCCCGATCGGGCTGGAAATTGGCGCGGTTACCCCGGAGGAGATCGCGGTCTCTGTTGTGGCAGAGATGATTGCCTGCAAACGCAATGCAGATGTAAAGCAGTTCCAAAAGCGGCAGATGCCCTCCGCACGACTGGAAACTCACTAGAAAATTGCCGCCGTACGCCCACCCCAGCGCCGCTAACCTTTTGCTCGAGACGAAGTCATAAGGCCGGAGGATCTTCGTGCGTAAGCTCGTTGCACTGCTGTTCTTCTCAGCTAGTCTTTTTGCCCAGACGATTCCTGTGCCTGAGGGCAAACCGATCATGCTTGACGGCAAGATTAGCCGGTCGGAATGGTCAGACGCCAAAGAACTTCGCCTGGGCACCGCTGTCCGGCTCTTGTGCAAGCAAAACAACCATGATGTCCTGATGGCAATTGAGTTCGTGAATTCGCCGACCGGGACGGTAGACCTGTACCTCTCGGCAAGTGGGAGTCTTTACGACCTGCACGCGTCGGCGAAATTAGGTGAACGTAAGCTGGTGAACGGCGTGTGGCCAGAAGAATGGAATTGGTGGAACAACGAGCAATGGGTAGCCAACGTCAGCCGTCCGGACGATTGGGGCAAGCGCACCTTCAAGGATGAAAAGGTTCGCGAATTCCAGATATCCCGAAGCCGGTTTCCGGGGAAGAGTTGGAAAGTCTTCTTCGAGTGGATGACCCCGGCGGAATCTGGTTGGAAGACCACGCCATTTCCGCCGGAAGCAAACAATCGTTCGGACAAAAACTGGCTCGTCCTTCAACTCGATTGAACTGATGTCCGTGCTCCCGCCCGGTTCGCTTCCACCAGCGCCGGTACAGCCGAACGCCGCAAGTGCTCTGGTTTATAATAGGCAATTCGCCCATAAACATTGGAGTTTTCCAGAAATGATCAGGTTCCTGCAGAGTTCCGGCAAAGCCAAGAAAGTTATCCTTGGCGGCCTCTTGTTAATCATTTGCGGTGCGATGGTGATCACCCTCGTGCCCGGCGGCATGCTTGGTGATGCGTTTGGTTTCGGCGGCGTGGAAGGCGGCGTTCTCGCCAAGATCGGCGCCCAGGAAGTGACGGTTGCGGAAGTAGACGCAACGGCTCGCCGCATGGGACGCCAGCAGTTTGGCGGACGCTCCGTGCCCTCGGCACTGCTCCCGATGTTGCGCCAGAGCGCGGCGGAGCAGTTGGTCACCCAGAAAGCGCTTCTCGCGGAAGCCGAACACATGGGATTGAAGGTCACCAGCCAGGAACTACAGCAGGCACTGTCACGCGGCCAGATTGGGCAGTATCTCTTTCCCAATGGTCAGTTCGTTGGCGAGCAGCAGTACGAGATGTTCGTGAACCAGCAGTTCCAGTTGACCATTCCTCAGTTTGAGCAACTGGTGAAGAATGACCTGCTCCTGAACAAGCTTCGCCTGGCCGTGGAAGGTCCAGTGGCGGTTTCCAAGTCAGATGTCGAAGAGGAATACCGGCGGCAAAACACGAAAGTAAAGCTCGAGTATGCGACGCTTTCGCTCGAAGATGTAATGAAGCAGGTAAAGCCGACGGAAGCGGACCTGAAGTCTTACTACGAGTCGCACAAAGAGTCGTACGCGAATTCGATCCCGGAAAAGCGCCAGGTGAAATATGCCGTCGTTGACACCGCGCAGATTGCCAACCAGGTTCAGGTGACCCAGGCCGACTTGCAGCGCTATTACCGGGACAACCAGGACTTGTACCGCGTCCCCGAGCAGGTCAATGTTCGCCACATCCTGATCAAGACTCCGTTGCCGGGGCCCGATGGCAAGACCGACGATAACGCGGTCAAAGCCGCGAAACAGAAGGCCGAAGATGTTCTCAGCAAGA
Coding sequences within it:
- the cofH gene encoding 5-amino-6-(D-ribitylamino)uracil--L-tyrosine 4-hydroxyphenyl transferase CofH; the encoded protein is MQILPHPWNSTAVWNQLSPHISPQVRQPLERLLECSNGSTLSREDCLALAQTTGDELLALAAVADILRERLVGDKITYVVNRNINFTNVCFVGCKFCAFHHGPNHPEANSFTPEQVAEKAMEAWELGATEVCIQGGLPRNLPPFYYRDVLRAIKSALPKMHIHAFSPMEITYGVQLTGMDLRDYLSMLRDNGLDTMPGTAAEILHDDVRSLISKYKLNAESWEEIIRTAHECGIRTTSTMMYGHVEKPEHWVDQLLMFRSIQSDTGGFTEFVPLGFIHNNTRLFLEGHSRPGPTPEEHIRIHALARVLLAGAINNIQVSWVKMPREMSQQCFQAGANDHGGTLMEENISRTAGASFGQYLSPEQFDERIRELGRTPAQRNTTYSQITPRPAVMDAIAQ
- the cofE gene encoding coenzyme F420-0:L-glutamate ligase; translated protein: MPELRAIPVEGIGEVRPGADIPELILSALQARRRKLLSGDILVITHKIISKAEGQIIPLASVKPSREAVQWATKFNLDPRITQLATDDSRRIVKRGHGVTITETPHGFVCANSGVDASNVDGGHSVVLLPRDPDQSAQKLYRALKRHLGFPVPVIISDSFGRAWREGLAEVAIGLAGMRAFRDSRGARDPYGYKLKVTLEAVADELAGMAGLACGKLTRIPACIIRGYAFRPGRGRARDLIRPAERDMFR
- the cofC gene encoding 2-phospho-L-lactate guanylyltransferase, with product MILVPVKDLQNAKQRLSPCLAPEQRTSLARSMVEDVFDALAPFAADPGVAVVSGDPWASQQAKARKFTIIIDDLQAGETEAIAMATSFCLNMGSDFTLVFPADIPLITSDEVSNLLTLKPMRGCVIAPAHDQRGTNGILRRPADLIPLKFGNDSFLPHLAAARATGHEVIVRDFPGIGLDIDRPEDVSLLMTKPVRSRAQRLLLEWNVKGEAYA
- the cofD gene encoding 2-phospho-L-lactate transferase produces the protein MITVLTGGTGGAKFVWGLAQVVPAERLTVIVNTGDDLTWWGLHVSPDVDSVMYALAGQLSPERGWGLADESFRCLDRMRSLGAPSWFQLGDLDLATHIRRSELMSQGKSLSEVTAELCRALSVKVSVLPMTNDHVETRVSTRNSNLNFQEYFVRDRHQAEATDVKFEGIDKAQTAPGVLEAITRAEAVFLAPSNPVTSIGPILALPGVRDVLRNCTAPIAAISPIVAGQAVSGPAAQLMSMRKWPVSPDGIAQAYRDFVDLVIADEADREERHHIEGHGVRAAFTNTVMRTDQDKTALARFALDVTLARHHEAVQ
- the cofG gene encoding 7,8-didemethyl-8-hydroxy-5-deazariboflavin synthase CofG is translated as MATSISDLLADLAAILPLSRSNALSLFQCSGQDLPSLLSAAQHLRRQHKGSTVTYSRKVFLPLTNLCRDYCGYCAFRRDPGEPGAHTMTPDEVLDVARRGEALGCTEALFSLGDKPEALFPEMQDTLQHLGYRSTLHYLEAMCELVLRETRLIPHANPGLMSAEWLKRLREVSPSIGLMLESTNAALSAHVHAIDKVPSKRLAVIEEAGKLGIPFTTGILIGIGETLEDRVDSLLAIRDLHERYGHIQEIIIQNFRRKPAIPMAGWPEPTMDDMLRTLAVARLLLPDMNIQAPPNLSSADYPRLLDAGINDWGGISPLTPDFINPEAPWPHLLDLREKTEAAGLELKQRLPVYPEFLAGAIQRSPKAAAHLRNLGVTDGLRGTLQNAVSTS
- a CDS encoding AAA family ATPase produces the protein MQNSNLVVITGGPGSGKTRVLEALRDRGYICSDEVARRIIQQQVLQGGDALPWANRERYTQLMLDGSILAFQKHADSNEITFFDRGIPDTLCYARLIGFPNDEMVRSACRNYRYRHQVFFAPPWQEIYTTDAERKQDFEVAVRTAELMVKVYRECGYEIVDLPMAIPEVRAEFIVRRLEAG
- a CDS encoding XdhC/CoxI family protein: MNIILRMDLYEEIVKLRREGHRGALATIINVRGSIPSFNTAKMLVRDDGSIVGTIGGGCVEADVWQAAREVMEQEKPRTLTFNLNQNPSYDTGLVCGGTLEVYVEPILPIPVLYLFGAGHVAHAIYKVARVAGFDVVVSDDRDAYANRERFPEARDVIAEDFDLATSKLNPNDSEYVVIVTRGHRDDMRILRWAVQTQARYVGMIGSRRKVISIYKELEKEGLPARVFERVSAPIGLEIGAVTPEEIAVSVVAEMIACKRNADVKQFQKRQMPSARLETH